From Aegilops tauschii subsp. strangulata cultivar AL8/78 chromosome 5, Aet v6.0, whole genome shotgun sequence:
gcgtgtgCACGTCATCGGAGAAATCTAGTCGGGTGCATGTTTAGAGGGGTGGTCAGGGCGGTGGCTGAGCGTCGACCAAAGGAGGCGAGTGGGTCCGTCCGATTTTGATCCAGCGGTCCACGAATTCGGCTGATGTAAAAAACGTTTCAAGCACCCAATTAATCAGTGCCACAATTATTCTGCAAAAATCAAGCTCAGAGAAATACAGTATACTTGCTTTTTCTTTGGCATCAGAATACAGTATACTTGCTTAATTACAAAAGTGTGCCTCAATATAACCTGAACTGCAACAAAAACTGTGGGATAAAAACGAGACTCTACTTCTAGGCTTCTTGTTACACCATATCCTCTGCGGCGTTGTCCTTCCGTGCCGCGGCGCCAGCGGCTATCGTCGCCCGGCAGAGCGGACAGGTGTTGTGCGTGGTGTGCAGCCACGTCGCGACGCAGCCCCTGTGGAACACGTGGCCGCATCCCGGCAGGACGCTGCACCGCTCGCCGCCCTCGTACTGCGCCAGGCAGATCACGCACGAGCTCTGGCTCCGGCGCAactccttcccctcctcctccGACGGAGAGCCGCCGTCTCGATCGGGCATCTGCTTGTATGCGACGTCGGGTATGCTCTCCAGCAGCCGCTCGATGGACAGCCACTTGCAGTGCTGCCGCACGTGACGGACCACCTCGGCGATCGCCACGGCGAGCGCCACGGCGGCGCTGAGCGCAGCGATGACGGCGAAGATCAACAAAAGCACCCATATGATCCAATCTAACATGTCATCGTAGTCCATGGCGATGGCCGGCGGTCGCGGCGGTGGGGACGGGCGACGGCTGCGGTGAACGATACCTTAGACGGCGTGCGCCCGTGCGGCTGAGGTAGGTTATCTAGGCGATAGAATCAGGAAAGGAGTTGGAGATGGATTCAACCTATGCAAGTTCAATGCCTGGATCGTATCCCACTCCGACTCCGAGTATCCCTTCCCAAATATCTATACTGACGTGGAGATGCAGGTTAGTTAGCTAACATTAATCCTACTGGATTAATCCTGCATAAAATCTTAAAAGTGCACGCGCACTGTTCGGCGAGATCGAGTGGCCGCGCTACGCGACAGCGACCTCACACGCTCGGTCCAGCTCTCAACTGAAAAAAAAGAAACACAAATCTTATCCACTCCCGAGCCCCACGACCTTCCTCCTCCACTAACGACCGCCGCCGCACGCCCCGCCTCCTCCCTCGCGCCGCCTCCTGACGACGCCAGCTTGCCTTCGCTGACCTGCCGCCGCCGTTGCCCATTGCCAACCCACCAGGCCTCGCGTCTTCCCCGCCACCATGAGCCGCCGCAGGAAGCAGTTCCCTACCTTCGGCGCCGCTGCGACTCATCTTCTGCCACGGGCACACGCCTCTCCGCCGTTGAGCGCCGCTCCCCTCGACCCCCCTCCCTCCCCCGCCGATTCAACAGCGTGGCCAGGTGCCTTGGCCCCGCCGCACAAGACTCGCAGACTCGCAGTGGGCCTTGTACGAGCTCATGGCAGCTTTGTTCGGCTGTGAATCCTCACATGCAGGTAGtattccccttccttctctccactgATCTATCTATCCCCCAAACACCCTCCCTGATATCTCTCTCTATCTCTTCACGGGTCTCCTCGAGAGGATTCGGCCGTGAACTTGTTTGGGTTTACAAGAATGAACGTTGTTGGACCTAAATCTGGTTGATACTAGTCATTTGCCTTTGCTGTCATTTTCCTACTTCATAAATTTACTCTGGAAAGTTCATATATTTAGTAGTCTGGACTTGGGAATTTTAGTTGCAATGTTGATTCAACTTGGATTTATATGGCAGCTGAAGTAGAAAATACAAATTTTGTAGCTTAACAGTTGTAATCTGATCTACCAAATATTGATGGGAGCAATCAGACTTCTGATGTCTATGCAGTTCATTTATGTCATCGATTAATTTTCATTCAGTCATCTAATCCGCCTACACTTATGCGTGTATAGTCTGCTACCTTAACCAAATAGTACTAGTACTGAAACATCAACAACATTTTCATTGTCACAGATTGTCAACTCAACCCCTTTTAGGTATTTTTTGAGGAAAAGCAGTCAAATTCATTGTACATACACATCACTTTTGTAATCCTGCTAGTCAATCTCTGGTATGATGCTTGGAATTTTGATGATTGAAGTGTTGATCTGTACAGTAGTTTTGGCATCTTGCTCAAGGAGCTAAGGTGATTAGGATTAGTGGTGGGTTTGTACGGCGATTAGGATTTTAGTTGTGGGTTTGAGTTGGATTTTCATGGCAAGCTGTTCTAATTTTGCCTCTATTGGTATGGTCAGGATCCTATTTTGATTCGTCTATTCTTACATAGACTGCAATTGTCTTGTTAAACATGATACTCTCTCTAGAGCTTCATTACATTATGAACCTATTTTCTCGTAAATGCATCCGTGTGTTTTCTCCATTTTCTCATAAGTTGCATGCATATAAGTAACCAGTTGGCTAGTTTGTTGTAATAGTTGCACAGGAATGCAAACGTAGTTGGATGACGCATATACATATCTCAGTTGGCTTGCCAACTTATGGAGTTGCACAATGAGGGCTAACCAGTTGCACAATCGATGGCGTTTAGATGGATGCATTGTGTAAACTATGTTCAAGCAGTGTGTGTGGTTTTTTTTATTGCACACTCATGTGTGCCCTGTTGTCAAGGGGGTATACGTTCGTATAGGAGTACATATCCTAGCTGGCTTAGCCACACTTATACAATTGCACAGGGAAAGGCTATCTAGTTGCACGGTTGACGGCTAGTTTAGTTTTGGCTCCAGTGCCTGAATCATGTCTAGGCGGTGTGTATGCTAATTTTTTTGGTTGCATGCTCATGTGTGCCCAGTTGGCCATACAGTGCATCAAGTTGCACACAGTTTTTTTGCTTTGTAGGTGTGCTTTGGAAAATCATCATGAGTTGCTTACCCCATGGCATTTTTTGTATCAATTTTCTTGCTCATAGTTTCTTTTATACATTTGATTGCTTTGACTAATTTGTTTGTTTGCTTTTTTTACAGATAAAAAATGGTTGTAGAAAGAGATGCGGCTCCTAGTGAAGGAGAGGTATCCTCAACTTTTATAGATGCATTCTGAACTTTTATAGTACACAACAATTAATTAGGAGTTGGTATCCTCAACTTTTCAAATGTTGCACAACAGTATCATACGAGTTGGCATCCTCAACTTCCATAGTTGCACCAGAACCATTTGGGAGTTGGCATTCTCAACTTTTTAAATAGTTCCATAACAATATCATATGAGTTGGCATCCTCAACTATTTTAGTTGCACAAGAACCAATCAGGAGTTGGCATCCCCGATTCTTTTAATAGTTGCACAACAATGTCACATGATTTGGCATCTTTAACTCCTTTAGTTGCACAAGAACCATTTAATAGTTGTGTTCACATGCATCTTATTTTCACTTGAATGTAATTGCACTACTTTTTTGGAAGATTATAATCTTTTAAAATTTACTATTTTTACATTCCTTGTGTTCAAACATGCTAAATTCATCATGTTCATCAGTTCAAAATTCATTACATAGTTGCACACACATGTAACATGAATTGCATGCAGGAGTACTTGCAGTTGCACAAAATAGATGATGTAGTTGCACAGCAGCCAACATAAGTTTTTTCTGGAATTTTGCATACAATTTTTTAGCTAAAACCAAAATGAATTTGAAATTATATGAGTTGGCATCTTCAACTTTTATATGACTTGAAGATGCCAACTACTGAAATTCAAACCGCACAAGTGAATGGATATGGGAGTGTTGTCAGTTGCACACTTGTACTGGTTAAGTTGCACAAATACAACCCAAAGTTGGTTCATTTTTTTCTCAGGCTTCTTTTTTGCATCATGTGTAGTTTTTGCAGGTTATGGGGGTGGAGGAGCTGTTGTAGATTCGTACACATAATTCTCAGCTACACAGTCAAATATACTATTGTGTTGAAAGATCAAAGGAAAAAAAGCACCTGCAAACCAGATTCTTGTCTAGCTGGTAGTTATCTTTTCATAGTACCTACAGCAtactttcctttttttcttttgctaCATGGACATCGGTTCTTCTGCATTATGTGTGAAATAAGATACTCTATGTGCTCTCTTCTATATATTTGCACATTTTCTACGTTTTGTTGCACACACTGCTGCAAATGTTGGCTTGTCCCATGATTTAGTTGCACGAAAATCAGTTGAAATTGCACAGGTACAAGATCTCCCCTTTCTTTTTCTCTGTTTATGCTCTCTTAAACTATGGAGAAGCTAATTTTGCAAATAGATATTTGGTGAGAGCCCCAGGGGAAAGGGAAAGTCAAGGAGGGAGGATCTCAATAGGAGGAGAAAAGGATCACCTCTTTTTTCACCTTGGTACGTTCTGATCTGCCCTCCCCCTTTGTTCTTTTTTCACAGCAAATTGTTCCAGATCTACTATTATTTCACTTTGATTCATCTGCCATAGTAGCTCTGGCGAT
This genomic window contains:
- the LOC109748369 gene encoding RING-H2 finger protein ATL16-like, with amino-acid sequence MDYDDMLDWIIWVLLLIFAVIAALSAAVALAVAIAEVVRHVRQHCKWLSIERLLESIPDVAYKQMPDRDGGSPSEEEGKELRRSQSSCVICLAQYEGGERCSVLPGCGHVFHRGCVATWLHTTHNTCPLCRATIAAGAAARKDNAAEDMV